The proteins below are encoded in one region of Takifugu rubripes chromosome 1, fTakRub1.2, whole genome shotgun sequence:
- the LOC101077387 gene encoding guanine nucleotide exchange factor DBS-like isoform X4 yields the protein MSLHEFLREGGEVSVRIMNRLSHLIQNLDISGSPFPFSPSSRKNSWKDWDDEIMQLDSAPLCAADIAPELRRQFAFLSGGRGDNGSPIIVFPEFPTFGEITDREFHNVLTYLTSVPSLSSTDVGFILVIDRRQDRWAAVKGTLLRIAGSFPGNLQLVLVLRPTTLLQRTLSDIFFKFNKDEFKMKVPVIMLSSITELHSYLDRTQLTQELGGTQEYCHDKWISHRTAIEGFALMVKKTAQTLQSFGTELAETELPSEVQATTVLLRTHTDNKDQMKENLLVALGQGSRLLESINEPVVRDPDHNMNQDELENLATVQRLLSQLDETERAFDEFWMRHQTKLEQCLQLRHFEHNYTEVRTLLEQVSEKLMTFSEVGISPAHADHIFSELTTYEERVNEVLDRAVSLAQEGEDLLQKSHYAQDSIQPKCTEISTISEDVRASLTARREHLLKAIELHHALERSSKWVDDGIYLLASQPVDKCLSHEGAELALQELEGYLNNADQNQLSDPGTIGTEYELVLNQQFRDQVDKVFRKQLSMQDMFDKRRVSLKKLAAKQTRPVQPVAPRPEAFIKSPLSSPVHKTPQEKNTSETHSEISCDKENGQMQDGDHNRHASLSEEEENLAVLRRHVMNELLETERAYVEELLCVLQGYASEMDNPAVLHLIPAPLQNKKEVLFGNMPEIYDFHKRTFLRELEQYTDCPELVGRCFLQRMTDLQIYEKYCHNKPRSESLWRQCSDCAFFQECQKKLEHKLGLDSYLLKPVQRITKYQLLLKEMLKYSKTCEGADDLQEALTSILGILKAVNDSMHLIAITGYEGNLSELGKLLMQGSFSVWTEHKKGHAKVKDLARFKPMQRHLFLHEKALLFCKRREENGEGYEKAPSYSFKHSLSMGAVGITENAKGDNKKFEIWWNSREEVYIVQAPTTEVKTTWVKEIRKVLTTQLEACREASQQRSTEPGFQFPPVSSGAATLSPFKSGQRSFKKTEEKKAEPCSTDVISSSPPKPAGKDETSPPSDRAEEAKKRFTLQGFSNIREQKGSPTSPDRKTKRQSDPTPFGFKGWNKTSLSLDASEEHDGYSSAEDPLHSDAEDDAGKKLRAGKYTVKADYEKAGTQELTVKSGETLELIKQEDDGQWLVRNLSTSKEGVITAANLLSLIGKSKSCQSLTSSEGSGSGNLSTSSSCSETYTSFSDIKP from the exons ATGTCTCTGCACGAGTTTCTGCGGGAGGGTGGGGAGGTGTCCGTCCGAATTATGAACCGGCTCAGTCACCTGATCCAGAATCTGGACATCTCTGGATCCCCTTTTCCCTTCAGCCCCAGCAGCCGCAAGAACTCCTGGAAGGACTGGGACG ATGAGATCATGCAGTTGGACAGCGCTCCGCTCTGTGCTGCTGACATCGCCCCGGAGCTCAGGAGGCAGTTCGCTTTCCTTTCAG gagggagaggagacaacGGCAGTCCCATCATTGTGTTCCCAGAGTTCCCCACATTTGGAGAAATAACAGACAGGGAGTTTCACAACGTGCTGACCTACCTGACGAGTGTGCCCAG TTTATCCTCAACAGATGTGGGCTTCATACTGGTTATTGATCGTCGGCAAGACCGATGGGCAGCCGTCAAGGGGACCCTGCTGCGCATCGCG GGCTCCTTTCCTGGGAACCtccagctggttctggttctgagaCCCACAACACTCCTACAGCGGACGCTCTCCGATATCTTCTTCAAATTTAACAAGGATGAGTTCAAAATGAAGGTGCCG GTGATCATGCTGAGCTCCATAACAGAGCTGCATTCCTACCTCGACCGCACACAGCTGACGCAGGAACTGGGGGGGACTCAGGAGTACTGCCACGACAAGTGGATCTCGCACCGCACC GCTATTGAAGGATTTGCCCTGATGGTAAAGAAAACAGCACAAACCCTGCAGTCATTTGGGACTGAGCTCGCTGAAACTGAACTCCCCAGCGAAGTCCAGGCCACGACCGTCCTGCTGAGGACACACACTGACAATAAAGACCAAATGAAG GAGAATTTGCTGGTGGCTCTGGGTCAGGGCAGCAGGCTGTTGGAGAGCATCAATGAGCCGGTTGTACGAGACCCCGACCACAACATGAACCAGGACGAACTCGAGAACCTGGCTACAGTTCAGAG GCTGCTGTCTCAGCTGGACGAGACAGAACGGGCTTTTGATGAGTTCTGGATGAGGCATCaaaccaaactggagcagtgTCTTCAGCTGCGCCACTTTGAGCACAACTACACGGAG GTGAGGACATTGTTGGAACAGGTGTCCGAGAAACTCATGACCTTTTCTGAGGTCGGCatcagcccagctcacgctgaTCATATCTTCAGCGAGCTCACCACCTATGAGGAGAGAGTCAAC GAGGTGCTGGACAGAGCTGTGTCGTTGGCCCAGGAGGGGGAGGATCTGCTTCAGAAGTCCCACTATGCTCAGGACTCCATTCAGCCCAAATGCACAGAGATCAGTACAATCAGTGAAGATGTGAGGGCCAGTCTGACGGCCAGGAGGGAGCATCTCCTCAAAGCCATAGAGCTGCATCACGCTTTGGAGAGG TCTTCAaaatgggtggatgatgggatATACCTGCTGGCATCTCAACCAGTAGACAAGTGTTTATCACACGAGGGAGCAGAATTAGCCCTTCAGGAGCTGGAGGGATACCTGAATAACGCAGACCAGAACCAGCTCTCAGACCCCGGTACCATCGGGACAGAATATGAGTTGGTGCTCAACCAGCAGTTCAGG GACCAGGTGGACAAGGTTTTCCGGAAACAGTTATCTATGCAGGACATGTTTGACAAGAGAAGAGTGAGTCTGAAAAAACTAGCAGCCAAACAGACCAGGCCAGTCCAGCCAGTAGCCCCCAGACCTGAAGCCTTCATCAAATCCCCCCTGAGCTCCCCCG TCCACAAAACACCGCAGGAGAAGAACACGTCAGAGACACATtctgagatcagctgtgacaAA GAGAATGGACAAATGCAGGATGGAGACCACAACAGACATGCATCTctctcagaggaggaggagaacctggcAGTGCTGAGGAG acaCGTCATGAACGAGCTGCTGGAAACCGAGAGAGCCTacgtggaggagctgctctgcGTACTCCAG GGTTATGCATCTGAGATGGACAACCCAGCTGTGCTTCACCTCATACCTGCTCCCCTGCAGAACAAAAAGGAGGTTCTATTTGGAAACATGCCTGAAATCTACGATTTCCACAAGAG GACATTTCTGAGGGAGCTGGAGCAGTACACTGACTGTCCTGAATTGGTTGGAAGATGTTTCCTACAGAGG ATGACCGACCTGCAAATCTATGAGAAGTACTGTCACAACAAGCCTCGCTCCGAGAGTCTTTGGAGGCAGTGTTCAGACTGTGCCTTCTTCCAG GAGTGTCAGAAAAAGCTGGAGCACAAACTGGGATTAGATTCTTATCTGCTGAAGCCTGTTCAGAGGATCACAAAATATCAGCTGCTTCTCAAG GAAATGTTAAAATACAGTAAAACCTGTGAGGGCGCTGATGACCTGCAGGAGGCACTGACCTCCATTTTGGGCATCCTCAAGGCTGTCAATGACTCCATGCACCTCATTGCCATTACAGGATATGAG ggTAATCTGAGTGAGCTGGGTAAGTTACTGATGCAAGGCTCGTTCAGCGTCTGGACAGAACACAAGAAAGGCCACGCTAAGGTGAAAGATCTGGCCCGTTTCAAGCCCATGCAGAGGCATCTCTTCCTCCATGAGAAGGCCCTGCTCTTCTGCAAGCGGAGGGAGGAGAATGGAGAGGGCTACGAGAAAGCCCCGTCGTACAGCTTCAAACACTCCCTGAGC ATGGGCGCTGTCGGGATCACTGAGAACGCAAAGGGGGACAACAAGAAGTTCGAAATATGGTGGAACTCCAGAGAGGAGGTTTACATCGTCCAG GCACCAACTACTGAAGTGAAAACCACATGGGTCAAAGAGATCAGGAAGGTTCTAACCACTCAGCTGGAGGCATGCAGAG AAGCCAGCCAGCAGAGGTCAACTGAGCCCGGATTCCAGTTCCCTCCTGTGTCCAGTGGAGCGGCAACCCTGAG TCCTTTCAAGTCTGGTCAGAGGAGCTTTaagaagacagaggagaagaaagcggAGCCCTGCAGCACCGATGTGATCTCCTCTTCCCCACCAAAGCCCGCAGGAAAAG ATGAGACAAGCCCTCCCTCAGATAGAGCCGAAGAGGCTAAAAAGCGCTTTACTTTACAGGGCTTCAGTAACATCAGAGAGCAGAAAG GATCTCCCACCAGTCCGGATCGTAAGACCAAACGGCAGAGCGACCCCACGCCTTTTGGCTTCAAAG GCTGGAACAAAACCTCGCTGTCCCTGGATGCGTCAGAGGAGCATGATGGGTACTCCAGCGCCGAGGATCCTCTTCATTCTGACGCAGAAGACGACGCTGGCAAGAAACTG CGTGCTGGCAAATACACAGTGAAGGCTGACTATGAGAAGGCCGGCACTCAGGAGCTCACAGTCAAGAGTGGGGAGACGCTGGAGCTGATCAAGCAGGAGGATGATGGACAGTG GCTTGTGCGCAacttgagcacttccaaggagggcGTGATCACAGCTGCTAATCTCCTGTCTCTCATTGGAAAATCCAAGTCCTGCCAGTCGCTCACCAGCTCAG AAGGCAGCGGCTCTGGGAACCTGAGCACctcatccagctgcagcgaGACCTACACAAGCTTCTCCGACATCAAACCCTGA
- the LOC101077387 gene encoding guanine nucleotide exchange factor DBS-like isoform X7 — MTDEIMQLDSAPLCAADIAPELRRQFAFLSGGRGDNGSPIIVFPEFPTFGEITDREFHNVLTYLTSVPSLSSTDVGFILVIDRRQDRWAAVKGTLLRIAGSFPGNLQLVLVLRPTTLLQRTLSDIFFKFNKDEFKMKVPVIMLSSITELHSYLDRTQLTQELGGTQEYCHDKWISHRTAIEGFALMVKKTAQTLQSFGTELAETELPSEVQATTVLLRTHTDNKDQMKENLLVALGQGSRLLESINEPVVRDPDHNMNQDELENLATVQRLLSQLDETERAFDEFWMRHQTKLEQCLQLRHFEHNYTEVRTLLEQVSEKLMTFSEVGISPAHADHIFSELTTYEERVNEVLDRAVSLAQEGEDLLQKSHYAQDSIQPKCTEISTISEDVRASLTARREHLLKAIELHHALERSSKWVDDGIYLLASQPVDKCLSHEGAELALQELEGYLNNADQNQLSDPGTIGTEYELVLNQQFRDQVDKVFRKQLSMQDMFDKRRVSLKKLAAKQTRPVQPVAPRPEAFIKSPLSSPVHKTPQEKNTSETHSEISCDKENGQMQDGDHNRHASLSEEEENLAVLRRHVMNELLETERAYVEELLCVLQGYASEMDNPAVLHLIPAPLQNKKEVLFGNMPEIYDFHKRTFLRELEQYTDCPELVGRCFLQRMTDLQIYEKYCHNKPRSESLWRQCSDCAFFQECQKKLEHKLGLDSYLLKPVQRITKYQLLLKEMLKYSKTCEGADDLQEALTSILGILKAVNDSMHLIAITGYEGNLSELGKLLMQGSFSVWTEHKKGHAKVKDLARFKPMQRHLFLHEKALLFCKRREENGEGYEKAPSYSFKHSLSMGAVGITENAKGDNKKFEIWWNSREEVYIVQAPTTEVKTTWVKEIRKVLTTQLEACREASQQRSTEPGFQFPPVSSGAATLSPFKSGQRSFKKTEEKKAEPCSTDVISSSPPKPAGKDETSPPSDRAEEAKKRFTLQGFSNIREQKGSPTSPDRKTKRQSDPTPFGFKGWNKTSLSLDASEEHDGYSSAEDPLHSDAEDDAGKKLRAGKYTVKADYEKAGTQELTVKSGETLELIKQEDDGQWLVRNLSTSKEGVITAANLLSLIGKSKSCQSLTSSEGSGSGNLSTSSSCSETYTSFSDIKP, encoded by the exons ATGACAG ATGAGATCATGCAGTTGGACAGCGCTCCGCTCTGTGCTGCTGACATCGCCCCGGAGCTCAGGAGGCAGTTCGCTTTCCTTTCAG gagggagaggagacaacGGCAGTCCCATCATTGTGTTCCCAGAGTTCCCCACATTTGGAGAAATAACAGACAGGGAGTTTCACAACGTGCTGACCTACCTGACGAGTGTGCCCAG TTTATCCTCAACAGATGTGGGCTTCATACTGGTTATTGATCGTCGGCAAGACCGATGGGCAGCCGTCAAGGGGACCCTGCTGCGCATCGCG GGCTCCTTTCCTGGGAACCtccagctggttctggttctgagaCCCACAACACTCCTACAGCGGACGCTCTCCGATATCTTCTTCAAATTTAACAAGGATGAGTTCAAAATGAAGGTGCCG GTGATCATGCTGAGCTCCATAACAGAGCTGCATTCCTACCTCGACCGCACACAGCTGACGCAGGAACTGGGGGGGACTCAGGAGTACTGCCACGACAAGTGGATCTCGCACCGCACC GCTATTGAAGGATTTGCCCTGATGGTAAAGAAAACAGCACAAACCCTGCAGTCATTTGGGACTGAGCTCGCTGAAACTGAACTCCCCAGCGAAGTCCAGGCCACGACCGTCCTGCTGAGGACACACACTGACAATAAAGACCAAATGAAG GAGAATTTGCTGGTGGCTCTGGGTCAGGGCAGCAGGCTGTTGGAGAGCATCAATGAGCCGGTTGTACGAGACCCCGACCACAACATGAACCAGGACGAACTCGAGAACCTGGCTACAGTTCAGAG GCTGCTGTCTCAGCTGGACGAGACAGAACGGGCTTTTGATGAGTTCTGGATGAGGCATCaaaccaaactggagcagtgTCTTCAGCTGCGCCACTTTGAGCACAACTACACGGAG GTGAGGACATTGTTGGAACAGGTGTCCGAGAAACTCATGACCTTTTCTGAGGTCGGCatcagcccagctcacgctgaTCATATCTTCAGCGAGCTCACCACCTATGAGGAGAGAGTCAAC GAGGTGCTGGACAGAGCTGTGTCGTTGGCCCAGGAGGGGGAGGATCTGCTTCAGAAGTCCCACTATGCTCAGGACTCCATTCAGCCCAAATGCACAGAGATCAGTACAATCAGTGAAGATGTGAGGGCCAGTCTGACGGCCAGGAGGGAGCATCTCCTCAAAGCCATAGAGCTGCATCACGCTTTGGAGAGG TCTTCAaaatgggtggatgatgggatATACCTGCTGGCATCTCAACCAGTAGACAAGTGTTTATCACACGAGGGAGCAGAATTAGCCCTTCAGGAGCTGGAGGGATACCTGAATAACGCAGACCAGAACCAGCTCTCAGACCCCGGTACCATCGGGACAGAATATGAGTTGGTGCTCAACCAGCAGTTCAGG GACCAGGTGGACAAGGTTTTCCGGAAACAGTTATCTATGCAGGACATGTTTGACAAGAGAAGAGTGAGTCTGAAAAAACTAGCAGCCAAACAGACCAGGCCAGTCCAGCCAGTAGCCCCCAGACCTGAAGCCTTCATCAAATCCCCCCTGAGCTCCCCCG TCCACAAAACACCGCAGGAGAAGAACACGTCAGAGACACATtctgagatcagctgtgacaAA GAGAATGGACAAATGCAGGATGGAGACCACAACAGACATGCATCTctctcagaggaggaggagaacctggcAGTGCTGAGGAG acaCGTCATGAACGAGCTGCTGGAAACCGAGAGAGCCTacgtggaggagctgctctgcGTACTCCAG GGTTATGCATCTGAGATGGACAACCCAGCTGTGCTTCACCTCATACCTGCTCCCCTGCAGAACAAAAAGGAGGTTCTATTTGGAAACATGCCTGAAATCTACGATTTCCACAAGAG GACATTTCTGAGGGAGCTGGAGCAGTACACTGACTGTCCTGAATTGGTTGGAAGATGTTTCCTACAGAGG ATGACCGACCTGCAAATCTATGAGAAGTACTGTCACAACAAGCCTCGCTCCGAGAGTCTTTGGAGGCAGTGTTCAGACTGTGCCTTCTTCCAG GAGTGTCAGAAAAAGCTGGAGCACAAACTGGGATTAGATTCTTATCTGCTGAAGCCTGTTCAGAGGATCACAAAATATCAGCTGCTTCTCAAG GAAATGTTAAAATACAGTAAAACCTGTGAGGGCGCTGATGACCTGCAGGAGGCACTGACCTCCATTTTGGGCATCCTCAAGGCTGTCAATGACTCCATGCACCTCATTGCCATTACAGGATATGAG ggTAATCTGAGTGAGCTGGGTAAGTTACTGATGCAAGGCTCGTTCAGCGTCTGGACAGAACACAAGAAAGGCCACGCTAAGGTGAAAGATCTGGCCCGTTTCAAGCCCATGCAGAGGCATCTCTTCCTCCATGAGAAGGCCCTGCTCTTCTGCAAGCGGAGGGAGGAGAATGGAGAGGGCTACGAGAAAGCCCCGTCGTACAGCTTCAAACACTCCCTGAGC ATGGGCGCTGTCGGGATCACTGAGAACGCAAAGGGGGACAACAAGAAGTTCGAAATATGGTGGAACTCCAGAGAGGAGGTTTACATCGTCCAG GCACCAACTACTGAAGTGAAAACCACATGGGTCAAAGAGATCAGGAAGGTTCTAACCACTCAGCTGGAGGCATGCAGAG AAGCCAGCCAGCAGAGGTCAACTGAGCCCGGATTCCAGTTCCCTCCTGTGTCCAGTGGAGCGGCAACCCTGAG TCCTTTCAAGTCTGGTCAGAGGAGCTTTaagaagacagaggagaagaaagcggAGCCCTGCAGCACCGATGTGATCTCCTCTTCCCCACCAAAGCCCGCAGGAAAAG ATGAGACAAGCCCTCCCTCAGATAGAGCCGAAGAGGCTAAAAAGCGCTTTACTTTACAGGGCTTCAGTAACATCAGAGAGCAGAAAG GATCTCCCACCAGTCCGGATCGTAAGACCAAACGGCAGAGCGACCCCACGCCTTTTGGCTTCAAAG GCTGGAACAAAACCTCGCTGTCCCTGGATGCGTCAGAGGAGCATGATGGGTACTCCAGCGCCGAGGATCCTCTTCATTCTGACGCAGAAGACGACGCTGGCAAGAAACTG CGTGCTGGCAAATACACAGTGAAGGCTGACTATGAGAAGGCCGGCACTCAGGAGCTCACAGTCAAGAGTGGGGAGACGCTGGAGCTGATCAAGCAGGAGGATGATGGACAGTG GCTTGTGCGCAacttgagcacttccaaggagggcGTGATCACAGCTGCTAATCTCCTGTCTCTCATTGGAAAATCCAAGTCCTGCCAGTCGCTCACCAGCTCAG AAGGCAGCGGCTCTGGGAACCTGAGCACctcatccagctgcagcgaGACCTACACAAGCTTCTCCGACATCAAACCCTGA
- the LOC101077387 gene encoding guanine nucleotide exchange factor DBS-like isoform X1: MEQVVKKTGEQEVEWCTRMGAEERTHSGFAVDNIEFAEGRSGSNLSPEGEELDWFLVTEAGDPAFTGDQLRSQSQWAGEKKVNSEEKEEVEPGDGDGDGVEVDERDMQRALDVCLWPIERSGGHVRISLEEVQRYYRFSRCCHWLCDEIMQLDSAPLCAADIAPELRRQFAFLSGGRGDNGSPIIVFPEFPTFGEITDREFHNVLTYLTSVPSLSSTDVGFILVIDRRQDRWAAVKGTLLRIAGSFPGNLQLVLVLRPTTLLQRTLSDIFFKFNKDEFKMKVPVIMLSSITELHSYLDRTQLTQELGGTQEYCHDKWISHRTAIEGFALMVKKTAQTLQSFGTELAETELPSEVQATTVLLRTHTDNKDQMKENLLVALGQGSRLLESINEPVVRDPDHNMNQDELENLATVQRLLSQLDETERAFDEFWMRHQTKLEQCLQLRHFEHNYTEVRTLLEQVSEKLMTFSEVGISPAHADHIFSELTTYEERVNEVLDRAVSLAQEGEDLLQKSHYAQDSIQPKCTEISTISEDVRASLTARREHLLKAIELHHALERSSKWVDDGIYLLASQPVDKCLSHEGAELALQELEGYLNNADQNQLSDPGTIGTEYELVLNQQFRDQVDKVFRKQLSMQDMFDKRRVSLKKLAAKQTRPVQPVAPRPEAFIKSPLSSPVHKTPQEKNTSETHSEISCDKENGQMQDGDHNRHASLSEEEENLAVLRRHVMNELLETERAYVEELLCVLQGYASEMDNPAVLHLIPAPLQNKKEVLFGNMPEIYDFHKRTFLRELEQYTDCPELVGRCFLQRMTDLQIYEKYCHNKPRSESLWRQCSDCAFFQECQKKLEHKLGLDSYLLKPVQRITKYQLLLKEMLKYSKTCEGADDLQEALTSILGILKAVNDSMHLIAITGYEGNLSELGKLLMQGSFSVWTEHKKGHAKVKDLARFKPMQRHLFLHEKALLFCKRREENGEGYEKAPSYSFKHSLSMGAVGITENAKGDNKKFEIWWNSREEVYIVQAPTTEVKTTWVKEIRKVLTTQLEACREASQQRSTEPGFQFPPVSSGAATLSPFKSGQRSFKKTEEKKAEPCSTDVISSSPPKPAGKDETSPPSDRAEEAKKRFTLQGFSNIREQKGSPTSPDRKTKRQSDPTPFGFKGWNKTSLSLDASEEHDGYSSAEDPLHSDAEDDAGKKLRAGKYTVKADYEKAGTQELTVKSGETLELIKQEDDGQWLVRNLSTSKEGVITAANLLSLIGKSKSCQSLTSSEGSGSGNLSTSSSCSETYTSFSDIKP; encoded by the exons ATGGAACAGGTGGTGAAGAAGACGGGTGAACAGGAAGTCGAGTGGTGCACCAGGATGGGTGCAGAAGAGAGGACACATTCTGGATTTGCAGTGGACAATATTGAGTTTGCAGAAGGAAGATCAGGTTCCAACTTGTCCCCTGAGGGAGAGGAGTTGGACTGGTTCTTGGTTACAGAGGCTGGAGATCCTGCATTCACCGGTGATCAGCTGAGGAGCCAAAGCCAGTGGGCTGGTGAGAAGAAGGTCAACtcggaggagaaggaagaagtggaacctggagatggagatggagatggagtgGAGGTGGATGAGCGAGACATGCAGAGAGCGTTGGATGTTTGTTTGTGGCCAATAGAGAGGAGTGGGGGTCATGTCCGGAtctctctggaggaggtgcagagatACTACAGGTTTTCCCGCTGCTGTCACTGGCTGTGCG ATGAGATCATGCAGTTGGACAGCGCTCCGCTCTGTGCTGCTGACATCGCCCCGGAGCTCAGGAGGCAGTTCGCTTTCCTTTCAG gagggagaggagacaacGGCAGTCCCATCATTGTGTTCCCAGAGTTCCCCACATTTGGAGAAATAACAGACAGGGAGTTTCACAACGTGCTGACCTACCTGACGAGTGTGCCCAG TTTATCCTCAACAGATGTGGGCTTCATACTGGTTATTGATCGTCGGCAAGACCGATGGGCAGCCGTCAAGGGGACCCTGCTGCGCATCGCG GGCTCCTTTCCTGGGAACCtccagctggttctggttctgagaCCCACAACACTCCTACAGCGGACGCTCTCCGATATCTTCTTCAAATTTAACAAGGATGAGTTCAAAATGAAGGTGCCG GTGATCATGCTGAGCTCCATAACAGAGCTGCATTCCTACCTCGACCGCACACAGCTGACGCAGGAACTGGGGGGGACTCAGGAGTACTGCCACGACAAGTGGATCTCGCACCGCACC GCTATTGAAGGATTTGCCCTGATGGTAAAGAAAACAGCACAAACCCTGCAGTCATTTGGGACTGAGCTCGCTGAAACTGAACTCCCCAGCGAAGTCCAGGCCACGACCGTCCTGCTGAGGACACACACTGACAATAAAGACCAAATGAAG GAGAATTTGCTGGTGGCTCTGGGTCAGGGCAGCAGGCTGTTGGAGAGCATCAATGAGCCGGTTGTACGAGACCCCGACCACAACATGAACCAGGACGAACTCGAGAACCTGGCTACAGTTCAGAG GCTGCTGTCTCAGCTGGACGAGACAGAACGGGCTTTTGATGAGTTCTGGATGAGGCATCaaaccaaactggagcagtgTCTTCAGCTGCGCCACTTTGAGCACAACTACACGGAG GTGAGGACATTGTTGGAACAGGTGTCCGAGAAACTCATGACCTTTTCTGAGGTCGGCatcagcccagctcacgctgaTCATATCTTCAGCGAGCTCACCACCTATGAGGAGAGAGTCAAC GAGGTGCTGGACAGAGCTGTGTCGTTGGCCCAGGAGGGGGAGGATCTGCTTCAGAAGTCCCACTATGCTCAGGACTCCATTCAGCCCAAATGCACAGAGATCAGTACAATCAGTGAAGATGTGAGGGCCAGTCTGACGGCCAGGAGGGAGCATCTCCTCAAAGCCATAGAGCTGCATCACGCTTTGGAGAGG TCTTCAaaatgggtggatgatgggatATACCTGCTGGCATCTCAACCAGTAGACAAGTGTTTATCACACGAGGGAGCAGAATTAGCCCTTCAGGAGCTGGAGGGATACCTGAATAACGCAGACCAGAACCAGCTCTCAGACCCCGGTACCATCGGGACAGAATATGAGTTGGTGCTCAACCAGCAGTTCAGG GACCAGGTGGACAAGGTTTTCCGGAAACAGTTATCTATGCAGGACATGTTTGACAAGAGAAGAGTGAGTCTGAAAAAACTAGCAGCCAAACAGACCAGGCCAGTCCAGCCAGTAGCCCCCAGACCTGAAGCCTTCATCAAATCCCCCCTGAGCTCCCCCG TCCACAAAACACCGCAGGAGAAGAACACGTCAGAGACACATtctgagatcagctgtgacaAA GAGAATGGACAAATGCAGGATGGAGACCACAACAGACATGCATCTctctcagaggaggaggagaacctggcAGTGCTGAGGAG acaCGTCATGAACGAGCTGCTGGAAACCGAGAGAGCCTacgtggaggagctgctctgcGTACTCCAG GGTTATGCATCTGAGATGGACAACCCAGCTGTGCTTCACCTCATACCTGCTCCCCTGCAGAACAAAAAGGAGGTTCTATTTGGAAACATGCCTGAAATCTACGATTTCCACAAGAG GACATTTCTGAGGGAGCTGGAGCAGTACACTGACTGTCCTGAATTGGTTGGAAGATGTTTCCTACAGAGG ATGACCGACCTGCAAATCTATGAGAAGTACTGTCACAACAAGCCTCGCTCCGAGAGTCTTTGGAGGCAGTGTTCAGACTGTGCCTTCTTCCAG GAGTGTCAGAAAAAGCTGGAGCACAAACTGGGATTAGATTCTTATCTGCTGAAGCCTGTTCAGAGGATCACAAAATATCAGCTGCTTCTCAAG GAAATGTTAAAATACAGTAAAACCTGTGAGGGCGCTGATGACCTGCAGGAGGCACTGACCTCCATTTTGGGCATCCTCAAGGCTGTCAATGACTCCATGCACCTCATTGCCATTACAGGATATGAG ggTAATCTGAGTGAGCTGGGTAAGTTACTGATGCAAGGCTCGTTCAGCGTCTGGACAGAACACAAGAAAGGCCACGCTAAGGTGAAAGATCTGGCCCGTTTCAAGCCCATGCAGAGGCATCTCTTCCTCCATGAGAAGGCCCTGCTCTTCTGCAAGCGGAGGGAGGAGAATGGAGAGGGCTACGAGAAAGCCCCGTCGTACAGCTTCAAACACTCCCTGAGC ATGGGCGCTGTCGGGATCACTGAGAACGCAAAGGGGGACAACAAGAAGTTCGAAATATGGTGGAACTCCAGAGAGGAGGTTTACATCGTCCAG GCACCAACTACTGAAGTGAAAACCACATGGGTCAAAGAGATCAGGAAGGTTCTAACCACTCAGCTGGAGGCATGCAGAG AAGCCAGCCAGCAGAGGTCAACTGAGCCCGGATTCCAGTTCCCTCCTGTGTCCAGTGGAGCGGCAACCCTGAG TCCTTTCAAGTCTGGTCAGAGGAGCTTTaagaagacagaggagaagaaagcggAGCCCTGCAGCACCGATGTGATCTCCTCTTCCCCACCAAAGCCCGCAGGAAAAG ATGAGACAAGCCCTCCCTCAGATAGAGCCGAAGAGGCTAAAAAGCGCTTTACTTTACAGGGCTTCAGTAACATCAGAGAGCAGAAAG GATCTCCCACCAGTCCGGATCGTAAGACCAAACGGCAGAGCGACCCCACGCCTTTTGGCTTCAAAG GCTGGAACAAAACCTCGCTGTCCCTGGATGCGTCAGAGGAGCATGATGGGTACTCCAGCGCCGAGGATCCTCTTCATTCTGACGCAGAAGACGACGCTGGCAAGAAACTG CGTGCTGGCAAATACACAGTGAAGGCTGACTATGAGAAGGCCGGCACTCAGGAGCTCACAGTCAAGAGTGGGGAGACGCTGGAGCTGATCAAGCAGGAGGATGATGGACAGTG GCTTGTGCGCAacttgagcacttccaaggagggcGTGATCACAGCTGCTAATCTCCTGTCTCTCATTGGAAAATCCAAGTCCTGCCAGTCGCTCACCAGCTCAG AAGGCAGCGGCTCTGGGAACCTGAGCACctcatccagctgcagcgaGACCTACACAAGCTTCTCCGACATCAAACCCTGA